The proteins below come from a single Necator americanus strain Aroian chromosome V, whole genome shotgun sequence genomic window:
- a CDS encoding hypothetical protein (NECATOR_CHRV.G18115.T2): MEQTVKWRVEKKLSFKLFSRYIVREKILPLSSHLDICLLGGQPRTDRTPYIRKAAEFRERGQRAIINWDLVLCLKTPTIIRQRGAARAAGNQELTSEFTRLCREPIKEGPKERRAFAMPVDSSSPIGDRHIEEDPNVDYEMLLRGLRACAERASKPRTTNSDRISKTTKELLERRRALRLDLNALHIERQKKILEAAQRRASPNKCRRDLGEYNIPLAALLGGLARLLVNGSEEMLNVLEGGSQQAGVICCCTDGPTNSSAGCCWRTSSTSLTKPEHILDDNGELAKRVERVEWTADARSL, from the exons aTGGAGCAGACGGTGAAATGGAGAGTTGAAAAGAAGTTGTCCTTCAAGCTTTTTAGCAGATACATAGTTCGAGAGAaaattcttcctctttcttcgcATCTCGATATCTGTTTGCTTG GTGGCCAACCACGGACTGACAGAACACCGTACATAAGAAAggccgcagagttcagagaaCGAGGTCAGAGAGCTATCATTAATTGGGATCTTGTTTTGTGTTTGAAAACTCCCACAAtaatacgccagcgtggagctgcacgagccgcaggcaaccaggaactcacgtccgagttCACCAGACTTTGCAGAGAGCCGATAAAAGAAGGCCCTAAGGAGAGAAGAGCAttcgctatgcccgtcgactCGAGTTCGCCAATA GGTGAccggcacatcgaggaggacccaaacgtggactacgagatgctgctccgaggattacgagcctgtgctgaacgtgcctcgaagccgcgcacgacaaattcggatcgaatttcgaagaccaccaaggaattgttggaaagaagaagggctttgaggcttgatctgAATGCAttgcacattgagcg gcagaagaagattctggaagcagcacaaagaagagcGAGTCCAAacaagtgccgcagggatctcggcgaatataatattccgctagctgCTTTGCTGGgcggactcgcacgtcttctcgtc AATGGATCCGAAGAAATGCTAAACGTCCTCGAGGGAGGCAGTCAACAAGCTGGGGTGATCTGTTGCTGCACAGATGGACCAACTAATAGTTCAGCTGGATGCTGTTGGAGAACCTCGTCAACGTCGCTCACGAAACCTGAGCACATCTTAGATGACAATGGCGAATTAGCTAAACGAGTGGAACGAGTGGAGTGGACTGCCGATGCTCGATCTCTGTAA
- a CDS encoding hypothetical protein (NECATOR_CHRV.G18118.T1): MKRLACTAIGFDAHLSFLACLQSLAWSARLVNVADAPHVRMVHSQTWVSSELQECYADDLFRLIFSKSMKRCFRCTVRNRSINMQYRFRVLIGALDGQILINTATSLAYHVT; encoded by the exons ATGAAGCGTTTGGCATGCACTGCAATAGGATTTGATGCCCACTTGTCCTTTTTGGCCTGTCTTCAGTCTCTCGCTTGGTCGGCTCGCTTGGTCAACGTGGCCGATGCACCACATGTTCGGATGGTTCAttctcaaacttgg GTATCGAGTGAGCTTCAAGAATGCTATGCTGACGATCTATTTCGCTTAATCTTCTCAAAAAGTATGAA ACGTTGTTTCCGTTGTACTGTCCGTAACCGGTCGATTAACATGCAATATCGATTCCGTGTTTTGATCGGAGCACTCGATGGTCAAATACTCATAAATACTGCTACTTCACTAGCATATCACGTGACATAA
- a CDS encoding hypothetical protein (NECATOR_CHRV.G18121.T1), with the protein MRGTKVQHSIRSSPLSRKIFLYAQRRKPQDSRNEVPEPSGLQILRVAIRLSRKYHNIDDEHDRLVIRLHNFTRKVKSFKTTSRCSSPKIPELVSPRGAVRVVGKHFRAWKGFAEGDEGRRKGKGRSCKVGKKHSV; encoded by the coding sequence ATGCGAGGTACCAAAGTTCAACACAGCATCAGATCATCGCCTctttcgaggaagattttcctttacGCGCAAAGGAGAAAGCCGCAGGACTCACGGAACGAAGTCCCAGAACCATCTGGACTGCAAATTCTTCGTGTCGCTATTCGTCTCTCGCGAAAATACCACAATATCGACGATGAACATGATCGGCTTGTGATACGTCTCCACAACTTTACAAGGAAAGTGAAGAGTTTTAAAACTACAAGTAGATGTTCGTCCCCCAAAATTCCTGAACTAGTATCCCCACGTGGAGCTGTACGAGTTGTGGGCAAACATTTCCGAGCTTGGAAGGGTTTTGCAGAAGGCgatgaaggaagaaggaagggaAAAGGGCGAAGCTGCAAGGTTGGGAAAAAGCATTCAGTATGA
- a CDS encoding hypothetical protein (NECATOR_CHRV.G18117.T1) produces MATSLKTRKGVLSRHSNSLSQALARHATLGESVGLEDQEAYRTILNEIQKAEMGIKSLQDIFDRALFAFTKTVDNLKEPLTEEEEAKVSEYISGAQELISQSTSLLIKLEINKEQLTFNTRTQAGLMGNEHPNENTVARIELPKLPIPEFSGKFWQWDSFWELFNATVHSLPLSDLQKFNYLLRALKGEARESIARFQVTSANYNLAIAHLKKRYGNAQNIVTGLHRQLEYWSTRSTQLRDQRVRKTRGTPCPTQEHEREHRRY; encoded by the coding sequence ATGGCTACGTCACTGAAAACGCGGAAAGGGGTTTTAAGCAGGCATTCTAACTCCCTATCGCAAGCATTGGCGAGACATGCGACTTTAGGGGAAAGCGTAGGTCTCGAGGATCAGGAAGCATATAGAACTATACTGAATGAAATCCAAAAGGCTGAAATGGGGATTAAATCACTCCAAGACATATTTGATAGAGCGCTTTTTGCGTTTACCAAAACAGTGGACAACCTAAAGGAACCTCTCACTGAAGAGGAAGAGGCGAAAGTTTCGGAGTATATAAGTGGTGCTCAGGAACTCATCTCTCAATCCACATCCCTGCTCATCAAACTGGAGATTAACAAGGAGCAGTTGACATTTAATACCCGTACGCAAGCGGGACTCATGGGAAACGAGCATCCAAATGAAAATACAGTAGCACGCATAGAGCTACCAAAGTTACCGATACCGGAATTCAGCGGGAAGTTCTGGCAGTGGGACAGCTTTTGGGAGCTGTTCAACGCAACGGTTCATTCTCTTCCACTTTcggatttgcaaaaattcaactatCTTCTCAGAGCACTTAAAGGGGAAGCCCGCGAGTCCATTGCTCGTTTCCAGGTCACCTCTGCTAACTACAATCTAGCAATAGCTCATCTGAAGAAAAGATACGGTAATGCTCAAAACATAGTCACGGGCTTACATCGGCAGCTCGAGTACTGGAGCACTAGGAGTACGCAGCTGAGGGACCAGCGCGTAAGAAAAACACGAGGAACTCCGTGTCCAACTCAAGAGCATGAGCGAGAGCATCGAAGGTATTAA
- a CDS encoding hypothetical protein (NECATOR_CHRV.G18115.T1), with amino-acid sequence MLNVLEGGSQQAGVICCCTDGPTNSSAGCCWRTSSTSLTKPEHILDDNGELAKRVERVEWTADARSL; translated from the coding sequence ATGCTAAACGTCCTCGAGGGAGGCAGTCAACAAGCTGGGGTGATCTGTTGCTGCACAGATGGACCAACTAATAGTTCAGCTGGATGCTGTTGGAGAACCTCGTCAACGTCGCTCACGAAACCTGAGCACATCTTAGATGACAATGGCGAATTAGCTAAACGAGTGGAACGAGTGGAGTGGACTGCCGATGCTCGATCTCTGTAA
- a CDS encoding hypothetical protein (NECATOR_CHRV.G18119.T1) encodes MATSLKTRKGVLSRHSNSLSQALARHATLGEGVGLEDQGAYRTILNEIQKAEMEIKSLQDIFDRALFAFTKTVDNLKEPLTEEEEAKVSEYISGAHELISQSTSLLIKLEINKEQLTFNTRTQAGLMGNEHPNENTVARIELPKLPIPEFSGKFWQWDSFWELFNATVHSLPLSDLQKFNYLLRALKGEARESIARFQVTSANYNLAIAHLKKRYGNAQNIVTGLHRQLEYWSTRSTQLRDQRVRKTTRNSVSNSRA; translated from the coding sequence ATGGCTACGTCATTGAAAACGCGGAAAGGGGTTTTGAGCAGGCATTCTAACTCCCTATCGCAAGCATTGGCGAGACATGCGACTTTAGGGGAAGGCGTAGGTCTCGAGGATCAGGGAGCATATAGAACTATACTGAATGAAATCCAAAAGGCTGAAATGGAGATTAAATCACTCCAAGACATATTTGATAGAGCGCTTTTTGCATTTACCAAAACAGTGGACAACCTAAAGGAACCTCTcactgaagaagaagaggCGAAAGTTTCGGAGTATATAAGTGGCGCTCACGAACTCATCTCTCAATCCACATCCCTGCTCATCAAACTGGAGATTAACAAGGAGCAGTTGACATTTAATACCCGTACGCAAGCGGGACTCATGGGAAACGAGCATCCAAATGAAAATACAGTAGCACGCATAGAGCTACCAAAGTTACCGATACCGGAATTCAGCGGGAAGTTCTGGCAGTGGGACAGCTTTTGGGAGCTGTTCAACGCAACGGTTCATTCTCTTCCACTTTcggatttgcaaaaattcaactatCTTCTCAGAGCACTTAAAGGGGAAGCCCGCGAGTCCATTGCTCGTTTCCAGGTCACCTCTGCTAACTACAATCTAGCAATAGCTCATCTGAAGAAAAGATACGGTAATGCTCAAAACATAGTCACGGGCTTACATCGGCAGCTCGAGTACTGGAGCACTAGGAGTACGCAGCTGAGGGACCAGCGCGTAAGAAAAACCACGAGGAACTCCGTGTCCAACTCAAGAGCATGA
- a CDS encoding hypothetical protein (NECATOR_CHRV.G18116.T1), translating to MGKRPTRSVIRKIESQPDLMEIIPCRECMYCGLMNHNKALCTLPECIHDQRYELEEIERELETFADYYGPGQ from the coding sequence ATGGGGAAACGTCCGACCAGAAGTGTAATTCGGAAGATAGAGAGCCAACCAGACCTCATGGAGATAATTCCATGCCGAGAATGCATGTACTGTGGATTGATGAACCACAACAAAGCATTGTGCACCCTACCGGAGTGCATCCACGACCAGCGTTATGAACTGGAGGAGATTGAGCGAGAACTGGAGACCTTCGCCGACTACTACGGTCCTGGACAGTAA